The sequence below is a genomic window from Rudanella lutea DSM 19387.
TAGCGAAGGCACCGGTCGCGGGGTCATTTTCTACGGTGAGAAAGGAACAATGGTTGTACCCGGTGGCGACGACTACAAGGTGTACAATCTGGAGAACAAGCTTATTAAAGACGTAAAAACTGAACTTCAGGAGGCCGACCGTACCAACACTATGGGCATGGGCGAATTGCTGGATGGTTTGCACCTCAAAAATTTCGTCGAAGCAATTCGGGGCACGACCAAGCCAACCTGTCCCATCGAAACAGGCCATAAGTCGACGCTTCTGCCGCAGCTGGGCAATATTGCCTACCGCACAGGCCGTGTGTTACGCTGCGACCCCGCCAACGGTCATATTCTGAACGACAAAGAAGCCATGAAACTCTGGGCCCGCGAGTACCAGAAGGGCTGGGAAATGAAGTTATAATGTAAGGTGACATTTCGCTTGGAGAGCTGGCATCTTTCGCAGTCCATTCAGCTTAGTGCATACAAAAAGAGCTGTCATCTCTCTGAACGAGATGACAGCTCTACTGTCTCTTCGAACGACGCTATTTCAGCTTTGCTTCCAGTTCTTCTACTTCCAGCATGGCCGACTCCCACTCGTCCTGAAGCTGGTTAATGTCTTTCATTACACGGTGATATTCGTCGTTGCGAGCCTGCATCAACTTATCGTCACCGTAGGTAGCCGGATCGGCCAACTCGGCTTCGAGTCGCTTTTTACGCTCCTCAAGCTGCCCTATTCTCGTTTCCGATTCTTGGGCCTGCTGGGTTAGTTTTTTCAGTGTTCGTTGCCACTCCCGGCGCTCGTCGTCGCCAGCACGACCATTGGTCGAAGGTTTGACAGGGGCCGGCAGCGTAGCGTTGCTGGCCTGTTTGGCACCCGATCCGTTACTCGTTCCGGCCGCCTTCTTCTCTTGCATCCACCACTCGTACTCGTCGAATGTGCCGGGAAACTCTTTAATCTGCTCATCTTCGATGTACCAGATTTTGTTGGCAATCTGCGACACAAAATAGCGGTCGTGCGAAACCACCACGTACGTACCCTCGTACTGCTCCAGTGCCTGAATCAGGATATTCACCGACTGCATATCGAGGTGGTTGGTTGGTTCGTCCAACAACAGGAAGTTGGCTTGCGACAAAAGCACTTTGGCCAGTGCAACCCGCGACTTTTCGCCCCCCGAGAGTACTTTGATTTTCTTGAATACTTCGTCGTTCGAAAACAAAAAGCAGCCCAAAACGCCCCGAAGCTCACCTTCAGTCTTGGTTGGATTAGCGTGCTTCAGTTCGTCGAGCAGGGTATCCTCTATATTCAGCGATTCGAGCTGGTGCTGGGCGTAGAAGCTGAACGAGACATTATGACCCAGTTGTCGGCTGCCTTCGTTGAGCGGTTCTGAGCCTGAGATAATCCGCAGCAGGGTCGATTTACCCCGTCCGTTAGCCCCAATAAGGGCCACTTTGTCGCCCCGTTCGAGCCGGATGTCAGCGTTGGTTAAGATGCGTTTGGGACCGTAATGCTTCGTAATGTTGTCCAAATGCAGAATGTGCCGACCGGGCTGAGTCGAAAACTGAAACTTAAAGTTTACGCGGGCAGCCTCATCAATCACATCATCGATCCGTTCCATCCGGGCGAGTTGTTTTACCCGGCTCTGTGCCTGCTTCGCCTTGGTAGCCTGCGCCTTAAATCGTTCGATAAAGCGCTCTGTCTGCCGAATTTTAGCCTGCTGGTTTTCGTAAGCTCCTTTCTGAATCTCATTCCGCAGGGCTTTTTCTTCCAGATAGAACGAGTAATTTCCCGAATACAGGTTCAGTTTGGCATTGGCCACCTCAACCGTCACGTCGATCACATTATCCAGAAACTCCCGGTCGTGCGAAACCACAATAACGGCTCCCTCGTAGGTCTGAATATACTTTTCCACCCACTGAATCGACGGTAAGTCGAGGTGGTTGGTTGGTTCGTCGAGCATCAGCAACGAAGGCTTCTGCAACAGCAGTTTGGCCAGCATTACGCGCATCCGCCACCCCCCTGAGAATTGCCGCAACGGCTTTTGCAGGTCGTCGGTCGAAAAACCAAGCCCTTCCAGAATTTCCTCGGCTTTGGCCTGTACACTGTAACCATCCAACGCTTCGAACTCTTCCTGCGCCTTACCCAGCTTATCCACCAAATCGTCGGAATAATTGGTTTCCATCTCGTGCAGCAGCTCGTCGATACGAGCCTGCAGCTTGTTCTGCCGCTCGAAAGCCTGCATGGCTACCGACAAAATCGAATCGTCGGTTTGGTACGACAGCAGGTCCTGGTTGAGGAAGCCGATGGTCACATCGCCCGCTTTGGAAATAGTCCCGCCATCGATTTGATATTCGCCCGTGATAATCCGGAGGAGCGTCGATTTACCGGTTCCGTTGAGGCCAATTAATCCAATTTTCTGGTTTGGCTTTATATGCAGGGAAGCGTTCGCGTACAACGCTCTGCTTCCCAGATAATACGACAGGTTCGTAATGGAAATCATGCCGCAAATTTACGAAAAAACAGGGCGGTAGAGACGTAAAATCTTGCGTTGGTTCAATTGCCCGTATATATTTGCGAACCTTTTCGGAAACTGTAGGCAACTTACAGCCTGTTGTTATCCCGAGTTGCCTCCTTAGCTCAGCTGGTAGAGCGACGCATTCGTAATGCGTAGGTCGCAGGTTCGAATCCCGTAGGAGGCTCAAAGCCGCTCAATCGATGAGCGGCTTTTTTTATTGTG
It includes:
- a CDS encoding ABC-F family ATP-binding cassette domain-containing protein, producing the protein MISITNLSYYLGSRALYANASLHIKPNQKIGLIGLNGTGKSTLLRIITGEYQIDGGTISKAGDVTIGFLNQDLLSYQTDDSILSVAMQAFERQNKLQARIDELLHEMETNYSDDLVDKLGKAQEEFEALDGYSVQAKAEEILEGLGFSTDDLQKPLRQFSGGWRMRVMLAKLLLQKPSLLMLDEPTNHLDLPSIQWVEKYIQTYEGAVIVVSHDREFLDNVIDVTVEVANAKLNLYSGNYSFYLEEKALRNEIQKGAYENQQAKIRQTERFIERFKAQATKAKQAQSRVKQLARMERIDDVIDEAARVNFKFQFSTQPGRHILHLDNITKHYGPKRILTNADIRLERGDKVALIGANGRGKSTLLRIISGSEPLNEGSRQLGHNVSFSFYAQHQLESLNIEDTLLDELKHANPTKTEGELRGVLGCFLFSNDEVFKKIKVLSGGEKSRVALAKVLLSQANFLLLDEPTNHLDMQSVNILIQALEQYEGTYVVVSHDRYFVSQIANKIWYIEDEQIKEFPGTFDEYEWWMQEKKAAGTSNGSGAKQASNATLPAPVKPSTNGRAGDDERREWQRTLKKLTQQAQESETRIGQLEERKKRLEAELADPATYGDDKLMQARNDEYHRVMKDINQLQDEWESAMLEVEELEAKLK